The proteins below are encoded in one region of Sphaerodactylus townsendi isolate TG3544 linkage group LG06, MPM_Stown_v2.3, whole genome shotgun sequence:
- the CLIC4 gene encoding chloride intracellular channel protein 4, translating to MALSMPVNGVKEEGDKEPLIELFVKAGSDGESIGNCPFSQRLFMILWLKGVVFSVTTVDLKRKPADLQNLAPGTHPPFITFNNEVKTDVNKIEEFLEEVLCPPKYAKLSAKHPESNTAGMDIFAKFSAFIKNSRPEANEALERSLLKTLQKLDDYLNTPLPDEIDENSMEDVLASNRKFLDGDEMTLADCNLLPKLHIVKVVAKKYRNFDIPKSMTGIWRYLTNAYGRDEFTNTCPGDKEIEIAYSDVAKRLTK from the exons gCTGGCAGTGATGGAGAAAGCATAGGAAACTGCCCCTTTTCTCAGAGACTCTTCATGATCCTTTGGCTCAAAGGTGTGGTGTTTAGTGTTACAACAGTTGACTTGAAAAG GAAGCCTGCAGATCTCCAGAACCTGGCTCCAGGGACTCACCCGCCTTTTATAACATTTAACAATGAAGTCAaaacagatgtgaacaagattgAAGAGTTTCTTGAAGAGGTCCTCTGCCCACCCAA GTATGCAAAGCTTTCTGCAAAACACCCAGAATCAAATACGGCTGGAATGGACATTTTTGCCAAATTTTCAGCATTTATCAAGAATTCCAGGCCAGAAGCTAATGAAG CCTTGGAACGAAGccttctgaaaactctgcagaaGCTGGATGACTACCTGAACACTCCTCTCCCTGATGAGATTGACGAGAACAGCATGGAGGACGTCTTGGCTTCCAACCGCAAGTTTCTCGATGGTGATGAGATGACACTGGCAGATTGCAACTTGTTGCCCAAGCTACATATTGTCAAA GTTGTGGCCAAAAAGTATCGCAACTTCGACATTCCCAAGTCCATGACAGGGATATGGAGGTACCTGACCAACGCTTACGGCCGTGATGAATTCACCAACACTTGTCCTGGAGACAAAGAAATCGAAATTGCTTACAGCGATGTAGCCAAGAGACTCACTAAATAA